The proteins below are encoded in one region of Desulfomicrobium apsheronum:
- the dapA gene encoding 4-hydroxy-tetrahydrodipicolinate synthase, producing MQFKGAFTALVTPFSNGQLDEEAYRQLIEWQIQSGINGVVPCGTTGESATMSHDEHKRVIRICVDQVKGRVPVLAGAGSNNTAEAVELTRFAKEAGADGALLITPYYNKPTQEGLYQHFKRIAEEVSMPFILYNVPGRTSVNMLPHTVARLNKDIPDVVGIKEATGDLSQVSQVLEFCGPDFQVLSGDDFTVLPLLSVGGCGVISVVSNILPDKMSALCSAWFAADLPKAREMHFLLASFSRMMFIETNPIPVKTSLSLMGRINLEMRLPLTPMSPANAETLRGFLADKGLI from the coding sequence ATGCAATTCAAAGGAGCGTTTACAGCCCTGGTCACCCCGTTTTCAAACGGCCAGCTTGACGAGGAAGCCTATCGACAACTGATCGAATGGCAGATTCAGAGCGGGATCAATGGCGTAGTGCCCTGCGGCACCACCGGAGAGTCCGCCACCATGAGCCACGACGAACACAAGCGGGTGATCCGAATTTGCGTGGACCAGGTCAAGGGCCGGGTGCCGGTTCTGGCCGGAGCCGGATCAAACAACACTGCCGAGGCGGTGGAACTGACCCGTTTTGCCAAGGAAGCAGGCGCCGACGGCGCGCTGCTGATCACGCCCTACTACAACAAGCCGACCCAGGAAGGTCTCTACCAGCACTTCAAGCGTATCGCCGAAGAAGTGTCCATGCCCTTCATCCTCTACAACGTCCCCGGTCGCACCAGCGTCAACATGCTTCCGCACACGGTGGCGAGGCTGAACAAGGACATCCCCGACGTGGTGGGCATCAAGGAAGCCACGGGAGATCTGAGTCAGGTCTCGCAGGTTCTGGAATTCTGCGGTCCCGACTTCCAGGTGCTCTCCGGTGATGATTTCACTGTGCTGCCGCTTTTGTCCGTGGGCGGATGCGGTGTCATCTCGGTGGTCTCGAACATCCTGCCCGACAAGATGAGCGCGCTCTGCTCGGCCTGGTTCGCGGCCGATCTGCCCAAGGCGCGGGAAATGCACTTCCTGCTGGCCTCGTTTTCACGCATGATGTTCATTGAAACCAACCCCATTCCGGTCAAGACGTCCCTCTCTCTCATGGGTCGTATCAACCTTGAAATGCGTCTGCCCCTGACCCCCATGAGTCCGGCCAACGCCGAGACACTGCGCGGATTTCTGGCCGACAAGGGACTGATCTGA
- a CDS encoding SPFH domain-containing protein, whose protein sequence is MGVDNLFFLELIEWFDDSGQEFAQRFPKEGSGEIKYGAQMVVRESQAGIFFYNGKAVHVFGPGRHTLKTANIPILNKIMGIPWGLESPLRAEAYMVNTKVFPNLKWGTREPVAFKDSELGLIRLRAYGMFNIQIVQPLLFINSLVGTMGSFSVTDLSDYLGKVIVSRFNDYLGENMDTILNLPSRYEAWSAGLRERLQEDFRHFGLSLNQLFINAITPPPEVQKAMDDKTKLGMFDDMNKLMQLKAASAMEKAAANPGSAGESMGLGVGFMMPSLMAQAMQMAGQSATIPAAQPNGLKCPECSQSIRQDDKFCPSCGHQLVVFEKCKGCGKNLAPGTRFCPRCGRQAGSIRETAKCPSCGQENLASSTFCNHCGERMA, encoded by the coding sequence ATGGGCGTCGACAATCTTTTCTTTCTTGAGCTCATCGAATGGTTTGACGACAGCGGGCAGGAATTCGCGCAGCGATTTCCAAAGGAAGGCTCCGGCGAAATCAAGTACGGCGCGCAGATGGTCGTACGCGAATCCCAGGCCGGAATCTTCTTCTACAACGGCAAGGCCGTGCATGTCTTCGGACCGGGCAGGCACACCCTGAAGACAGCCAACATCCCCATCCTGAACAAGATCATGGGCATCCCCTGGGGGCTTGAGAGCCCGCTGCGGGCGGAAGCCTACATGGTGAACACCAAGGTCTTCCCCAACCTCAAATGGGGCACCCGGGAGCCGGTGGCCTTCAAGGACTCGGAACTCGGGCTCATTCGCCTGCGCGCCTACGGCATGTTCAACATCCAGATCGTGCAGCCCCTGCTCTTCATCAACTCCCTGGTGGGGACCATGGGCTCCTTTTCCGTGACCGACCTGAGCGACTATCTGGGCAAGGTCATCGTCTCCAGGTTCAATGACTACCTGGGCGAAAACATGGACACCATCCTGAACCTGCCCAGTCGTTACGAAGCATGGTCCGCGGGCCTGCGGGAACGTCTGCAGGAGGATTTCCGCCATTTCGGGCTGTCGCTCAACCAGCTCTTCATCAACGCCATCACACCGCCGCCCGAAGTCCAGAAGGCCATGGACGACAAGACCAAGCTTGGCATGTTCGACGACATGAACAAGCTGATGCAGCTCAAGGCCGCATCCGCCATGGAAAAGGCGGCTGCGAACCCCGGCAGCGCGGGCGAGTCCATGGGCCTCGGGGTGGGCTTCATGATGCCTTCGCTCATGGCCCAGGCCATGCAGATGGCAGGACAGTCCGCCACGATTCCGGCCGCGCAGCCAAACGGCCTCAAATGTCCGGAATGCAGCCAGTCCATCCGCCAGGACGACAAGTTCTGCCCCTCCTGCGGACACCAGCTGGTCGTTTTCGAAAAGTGCAAGGGGTGCGGGAAAAATCTGGCTCCGGGCACGCGCTTCTGCCCCCGCTGCGGCAGACAGGCGGGCAGCATCCGCGAGACGGCAAAGTGTCCGTCCTGCGGTCAGGAAAATTTGGCCTCATCCACGTTCTGCAACCATTGCGGGGAGCGCATGGCCTGA
- the pyrR gene encoding bifunctional pyr operon transcriptional regulator/uracil phosphoribosyltransferase PyrR translates to MHRSKEIMAARDIERTLDRLACQILEQITDHESIALVGIQRRGADLACRLCGLLSERTRRKIPCGELDINLYRDDWTSSTATPNINATRIDFSVEDKTIILIDDVLFTGRTIRCALEAILDFGRPEAVKLLVLVDRGHRELPIQADFVGKTVATERDQQINVFLQERDDKDQVVLG, encoded by the coding sequence ATGCACCGCAGCAAGGAAATCATGGCCGCTCGCGATATCGAGCGCACGCTTGACCGTCTCGCCTGTCAGATTCTGGAACAGATCACGGACCACGAGTCCATCGCCCTGGTCGGCATCCAGCGGCGCGGCGCGGACCTCGCATGCAGGCTGTGCGGCCTTCTGTCGGAACGGACCCGGCGGAAAATTCCCTGCGGTGAGCTGGACATCAATCTGTACCGCGATGACTGGACCTCTTCCACGGCCACTCCGAACATCAACGCCACGCGCATCGATTTTTCCGTGGAGGACAAGACCATCATCCTCATCGACGATGTGCTCTTCACCGGCCGCACCATCCGGTGCGCCCTGGAAGCCATTCTGGATTTCGGCAGACCCGAGGCCGTGAAACTTCTCGTGCTGGTCGACCGCGGGCATCGCGAACTGCCCATTCAGGCCGATTTTGTCGGCAAGACCGTGGCCACGGAACGGGACCAGCAGATAAATGTTTTCCTGCAGGAGCGCGATGACAAGGATCAGGTCGTGCTGGGCTGA
- a CDS encoding hemolysin family protein, producing the protein MDEGPDSRLWTTLRRFFSRKGECHLEEAIQEAKDGGELQNDEMSMLLNVLQLDDKQAYEIMIPRTDIVCAEIDETITEVARKFFESGHSRLPIYKETKDQIVGVLHCKELLRFFVGDEEAPADLASVLRPPYFIPETKNVKNILLDFQSNKQHMAIVLDEYGGTAGLVTLEDVLEEIVGDIEDEYDPIRPEDIQPMDEGTYLVSGRTILEDLHEECGILLESEQVETVGGYISEQLGRVPETDESLELQGYTFLIKEADVKQIQWVIVSKPVS; encoded by the coding sequence ATGGATGAGGGCCCTGACAGTCGACTTTGGACTACACTGAGACGCTTTTTTTCACGCAAGGGCGAATGCCATCTGGAAGAAGCCATACAGGAAGCCAAAGACGGCGGTGAACTGCAGAACGATGAAATGTCCATGCTTTTGAACGTTCTGCAGCTTGATGACAAACAAGCATACGAAATCATGATTCCCCGCACGGACATCGTCTGTGCCGAAATCGACGAAACAATCACGGAAGTCGCCAGAAAATTCTTTGAAAGCGGGCACTCGCGTCTGCCCATCTACAAGGAAACCAAGGATCAGATTGTAGGCGTGCTGCACTGCAAGGAGCTGCTGCGCTTTTTTGTCGGCGACGAAGAGGCCCCGGCGGACTTGGCGTCCGTCCTGCGGCCACCATATTTCATTCCGGAAACCAAGAACGTCAAAAACATCCTGCTTGATTTCCAGAGCAACAAACAGCACATGGCCATCGTTCTGGACGAATACGGCGGAACGGCGGGGCTGGTCACTCTCGAAGACGTCCTGGAAGAAATCGTCGGCGACATCGAGGACGAATACGACCCCATACGCCCCGAGGATATCCAGCCCATGGATGAAGGCACGTATCTGGTTTCAGGACGAACCATCCTTGAAGACTTGCACGAGGAATGCGGCATCCTGTTGGAATCCGAACAGGTCGAAACCGTGGGCGGTTACATCAGCGAACAGCTCGGCCGCGTTCCCGAGACCGACGAATCCCTGGAGCTGCAGGGTTACACGTTTCTCATCAAGGAAGCAGATGTCAAACAAATCCAATGGGTCATCGTCTCAAAGCCAGTGTCATGA
- a CDS encoding GGDEF domain-containing protein, which produces MANHNLPPDEALLEELETLEKELRLPQASSEVAALVRLIGSDPSWAERLRQKKLGQWVVLPLQGDKFPALVGLKKHIEHLTVLQGLDALTGLANRRGFDQAMAMEVERSSRFKTPLTLCIMDLDNFKAVNDSHGHPCGDDVLKAVASILLAEMRMIDTAARIGGEEFALLLPGTGQARALKLLERVQAVIQGFGIICGDARISMTMSMGVASYRGKLTPDPVKLLAEADKALYRAKRAGKNRIETSPILDLVHGEEQSLVHQNEKRFLFSSFSDPSSSAE; this is translated from the coding sequence ATGGCAAATCATAATCTCCCCCCTGACGAAGCGTTGCTGGAAGAGCTGGAGACCCTGGAAAAGGAACTGCGCTTGCCTCAGGCAAGCTCCGAGGTGGCGGCCCTGGTCCGCCTGATCGGCTCCGATCCGTCCTGGGCCGAACGACTGCGTCAGAAAAAACTGGGACAGTGGGTCGTCCTGCCCCTGCAGGGCGACAAATTTCCGGCGCTGGTCGGGCTCAAGAAGCACATCGAGCATCTGACCGTCCTGCAGGGCCTGGATGCACTGACCGGCCTGGCCAATCGCCGGGGGTTCGACCAGGCCATGGCCATGGAGGTGGAACGTTCCTCGCGCTTCAAGACGCCTCTGACGCTGTGCATCATGGATCTGGACAACTTCAAGGCCGTCAACGACTCTCACGGGCATCCCTGCGGAGACGATGTTCTCAAGGCCGTGGCGTCGATCTTGCTTGCCGAAATGAGAATGATCGACACGGCGGCCCGCATCGGCGGCGAGGAGTTCGCCCTTCTGCTGCCGGGCACGGGACAGGCACGGGCCCTGAAACTCCTGGAGCGCGTCCAGGCGGTCATTCAGGGCTTTGGGATCATCTGCGGCGACGCACGCATCTCCATGACCATGTCCATGGGCGTGGCGAGCTATCGGGGCAAACTCACCCCCGACCCGGTCAAACTTCTGGCCGAGGCGGACAAGGCCCTGTACCGGGCCAAGCGGGCCGGAAAAAACAGGATCGAAACCTCGCCCATCTTGGACCTCGTCCACGGAGAGGAACAGTCGCTGGTGCACCAGAACGAAAAACGCTTTCTTTTTTCCTCATTCTCCGATCCATCTTCAAGCGCGGAGTAG
- the lnt gene encoding apolipoprotein N-acyltransferase — MSNKSNGSSSQSQCHDSLLNRFGPMGMALAGTWFGFANPLLHFPMAILLLPAALILSALWAQSHAQAFKNGFLTALPGYAASLYWLAIPVHDHGGLPWVLALPCPVLVGALLAAYAGLFCMGVHLIKPQIFQPLAMLTLGLLWASLELVRNHFLTGFSWLTLAQAMAPWPTTLGLAAWVGGFGISGLIVCVSHSLLIGNSATRVAILPLIGLCLLPGLTSSPRNPEATASVSMIQGNIDQGLKWDVGMQADILKTYLDLSFKAVAENAPDLVVWPETAMPFYFQDPSDLTTNMRLGVARMQVPVLAGAPAYSIPMEPDAPSYVLHNRAYLLGANGEPLAAYDKEHLVPFGEYVPLGKWLPFITKLVPGQFEFRPGRNTEPLQSGPMAMGLLICYEAIFPELAQRQVELGANVLVNISNDAWFGHSSAPWQHLHLSVLRAVEQNRAIIRSTNSGVSAFIGPDGSLRGPTTLFSTKIAHDPAIPLLTEKTFYHEHFYLIHMAFPILTIAFLWVLWRAGRQTHT; from the coding sequence ATGTCAAACAAATCCAATGGGTCATCGTCTCAAAGCCAGTGTCATGATTCTCTCCTGAACCGTTTCGGTCCCATGGGCATGGCTCTCGCTGGGACCTGGTTTGGCTTTGCCAATCCGCTCCTGCACTTTCCCATGGCCATACTGCTGCTGCCCGCCGCGCTTATCTTGTCTGCGCTCTGGGCCCAAAGCCATGCCCAGGCCTTCAAAAACGGATTCCTGACCGCGCTGCCCGGATATGCCGCCAGCCTTTACTGGCTGGCGATACCCGTGCACGACCACGGCGGATTGCCATGGGTGTTGGCCCTGCCCTGCCCGGTCCTGGTCGGAGCCCTGCTCGCCGCTTACGCAGGGCTCTTCTGCATGGGCGTGCACCTGATCAAACCCCAGATATTCCAGCCCCTGGCCATGCTTACCCTTGGGCTGCTGTGGGCCAGTCTGGAGCTGGTTCGCAACCATTTCCTGACCGGCTTTTCCTGGCTGACCCTGGCACAGGCCATGGCCCCCTGGCCTACGACCCTGGGCCTGGCCGCCTGGGTAGGCGGCTTCGGGATATCCGGACTGATTGTGTGCGTGAGCCATAGCCTTCTCATCGGCAATAGTGCCACACGCGTGGCCATACTCCCCCTGATCGGCCTGTGCCTGCTGCCCGGGTTGACGTCCAGCCCCCGAAATCCCGAGGCCACGGCCTCGGTGTCCATGATCCAGGGTAACATCGATCAGGGCCTCAAATGGGATGTGGGCATGCAGGCGGACATCCTTAAAACCTATCTGGACCTTTCGTTCAAGGCCGTCGCCGAAAACGCGCCGGACCTTGTCGTGTGGCCGGAAACTGCCATGCCCTTCTATTTCCAGGACCCGTCCGACCTGACCACGAACATGCGCCTTGGCGTGGCGCGGATGCAGGTGCCGGTCCTGGCCGGAGCCCCGGCCTACTCCATCCCCATGGAACCGGATGCGCCCTCGTATGTCCTGCACAATCGCGCCTATCTTCTGGGCGCAAACGGGGAACCCCTGGCCGCCTATGACAAGGAGCACCTCGTACCCTTCGGCGAATACGTGCCCCTGGGCAAATGGCTGCCCTTCATCACCAAGCTGGTCCCGGGGCAGTTCGAATTCAGGCCCGGCCGCAACACCGAACCGCTCCAGTCCGGCCCGATGGCAATGGGCCTCTTGATCTGCTACGAAGCCATCTTTCCCGAACTGGCCCAAAGGCAGGTCGAGCTTGGGGCCAACGTACTGGTCAACATCAGCAACGACGCCTGGTTCGGCCACTCGTCAGCGCCGTGGCAACACCTGCATCTCTCCGTACTGCGCGCAGTGGAGCAGAACCGGGCCATCATCCGCTCCACCAACTCCGGCGTGAGCGCCTTTATCGGTCCTGATGGAAGCCTACGCGGCCCAACGACACTCTTCTCGACCAAAATTGCGCACGATCCGGCCATACCGCTCTTGACAGAGAAGACCTTTTACCACGAACATTTCTATTTGATTCACATGGCCTTTCCCATCCTGACGATCGCCTTTCTTTGGGTGCTTTGGCGGGCAGGTCGACAAACACACACATAA
- a CDS encoding UshA-like (seleno)protein family 2, translated as MKTSIRAALWIIVALGLFVPTLAGAETTIIFSANSLGEFAPCPSUGGKTYGGLARRATYFKAARENADTVIVSGGYEFSPFGLERDRHPSVISMLKRAYDLLGYDIALRAPNDAVAFEHAGIEAGQWVGPFDEPQLVTRKVQDGSLAFILFPDSGQHDPDIEDKTAALAESVRKDGKYNLIIGVSTWGANREQDFIDRHGAAFDIILGSGPGPGYAGLYLRDNSLLWVRAFTKGRSVLGVTIPSLPKPGAKIVWEPQTTVLPTSAPLGGDVASDPEINAIFNP; from the coding sequence ATGAAAACAAGCATCCGCGCCGCACTCTGGATCATCGTGGCCCTGGGCCTTTTCGTGCCCACCCTCGCCGGAGCCGAGACGACAATCATATTTTCCGCGAACAGCCTGGGCGAATTCGCCCCCTGCCCCAGTTGAGGGGGTAAAACCTACGGAGGGTTGGCCCGGCGGGCCACCTATTTCAAAGCCGCGCGCGAGAACGCGGACACCGTCATTGTCAGCGGCGGGTACGAGTTTTCCCCCTTCGGTCTGGAGAGGGACAGACATCCTTCGGTCATCTCGATGCTCAAGAGGGCATACGACCTGCTTGGCTACGACATCGCGCTGCGCGCGCCCAACGACGCCGTCGCCTTTGAACACGCAGGTATCGAAGCCGGTCAGTGGGTCGGCCCGTTCGACGAACCGCAACTGGTCACCCGCAAAGTCCAAGACGGCAGTCTGGCCTTCATCCTTTTCCCCGACAGCGGTCAGCACGACCCCGATATCGAGGACAAGACCGCCGCTTTGGCCGAGTCCGTGCGCAAGGACGGCAAGTACAACCTGATCATCGGAGTCAGCACCTGGGGTGCGAACCGGGAACAGGATTTCATCGACCGCCACGGCGCGGCTTTCGACATCATTCTCGGATCGGGACCCGGCCCGGGCTATGCCGGTCTCTACCTGCGCGACAACTCGCTGCTCTGGGTGCGGGCCTTCACCAAGGGCAGAAGCGTCCTCGGCGTGACCATCCCGAGTCTGCCCAAGCCAGGCGCCAAGATCGTCTGGGAACCGCAGACCACTGTTTTGCCGACGTCCGCGCCTCTTGGCGGCGACGTCGCATCGGACCCGGAAATCAACGCCATCTTCAATCCCTAG
- a CDS encoding radical SAM protein — MTQNGHTMFRPPAEAGSALIRVADGCPHNSCAFCAMYRGVAYRVHDQAAVSRNIALAAARDPDARRIFLADGDVLALPATMLETILETTRAAFPRLSRVNCYASGQALAGKSDAELERLRQKGLHTLYLGLESGSGEVLRRMAKGGTVHEMIDGCLRAQNAGLTVSVMVLVGLGGQELSAMHARQTADALNAMQPSLLSCLRLVPIAGTALARRIADGSFTELTEEQSVRELRDILLGLELARTVFRADHSSNILPLAGRLPRDKVRLLGELSELLESGALDRNTPGAMPGLL; from the coding sequence ATGACCCAAAACGGACACACCATGTTCAGGCCGCCCGCCGAAGCAGGAAGCGCCCTCATCCGCGTTGCCGACGGCTGCCCGCACAATTCCTGCGCTTTCTGCGCCATGTACAGGGGCGTTGCCTACCGCGTGCACGACCAGGCGGCCGTGAGCCGGAACATCGCCCTGGCCGCCGCGCGGGACCCGGACGCCCGGCGGATTTTTCTGGCCGACGGCGATGTCCTGGCCCTGCCAGCCACGATGCTGGAAACCATTCTGGAAACGACGCGCGCGGCCTTTCCAAGACTTTCAAGGGTCAACTGCTATGCCTCCGGACAGGCCCTGGCGGGAAAGAGCGATGCCGAGCTTGAGCGCCTGCGCCAAAAAGGCCTGCATACGCTGTATCTCGGCCTTGAAAGCGGTTCGGGCGAAGTCCTACGCCGCATGGCCAAAGGCGGCACGGTCCACGAAATGATCGACGGCTGCCTGCGCGCCCAAAACGCCGGGCTGACCGTCTCGGTCATGGTCCTCGTCGGGCTTGGCGGACAGGAGCTGTCCGCGATGCATGCCCGGCAGACCGCAGATGCGCTGAACGCGATGCAGCCGTCCCTGCTGTCCTGCCTGCGTCTGGTCCCCATTGCGGGCACGGCCCTTGCGCGCCGCATCGCGGATGGGAGTTTCACGGAACTCACCGAAGAGCAGTCCGTGCGCGAACTGCGCGACATCCTTCTAGGTCTGGAGCTTGCACGAACCGTGTTTCGGGCCGACCACAGCTCCAACATCCTGCCCCTCGCCGGACGATTGCCCCGCGACAAGGTGAGGCTTCTGGGAGAACTGAGCGAACTGCTTGAATCCGGAGCGCTGGACCGAAACACGCCCGGAGCAATGCCGGGCCTGCTCTAA
- the dapF gene encoding diaminopimelate epimerase: MSIFTGPTQFFYKMQGSGNDFIVIDNRAKTISPAEMPRWAKTLCPHAFSIGADGIIFLEIDNSGQAATRWHFFNADGSRAEMCGNGSRCATLLAHKLGMAPAEHLMLTDAGTVYAQVFPEADEVEVQLTPARDMALNFTLDLGGETFTAHFANTGVPHTVIVTDDVKNLDIKDLGAKVRYHDRFAPAGTNANFIQVLSRQELLLRTYERGVEGETYACGTGAAASVAVAHALNLCDAEARVTTSGSEVLGIKVHGSDIFLRGKAQLVYKGEFCPAALGL, translated from the coding sequence ATGTCCATTTTCACGGGTCCGACCCAATTTTTTTACAAGATGCAAGGCAGCGGCAACGATTTCATCGTCATCGACAACCGCGCCAAGACCATATCCCCCGCCGAAATGCCCCGCTGGGCCAAGACGCTGTGCCCGCACGCCTTCAGCATCGGCGCGGACGGCATCATCTTTCTTGAAATCGATAACTCAGGGCAGGCCGCGACGCGCTGGCACTTTTTCAATGCCGACGGCTCCCGCGCCGAGATGTGCGGCAACGGCTCGCGCTGCGCAACCCTCTTGGCCCACAAGCTGGGCATGGCCCCGGCCGAACACCTCATGCTCACCGACGCGGGCACGGTGTACGCCCAAGTCTTCCCCGAAGCTGACGAGGTCGAAGTGCAGCTGACCCCGGCGCGGGACATGGCCCTGAATTTCACCCTTGATCTTGGCGGTGAAACCTTCACGGCCCATTTCGCCAACACCGGCGTTCCGCACACGGTCATCGTCACGGACGACGTCAAGAATCTCGATATAAAGGATCTTGGAGCCAAGGTCCGCTATCACGACCGCTTCGCCCCGGCCGGGACCAACGCCAACTTCATTCAGGTCTTAAGCCGCCAGGAACTCCTGCTGCGCACCTACGAGCGTGGCGTGGAGGGCGAGACCTACGCCTGCGGAACCGGCGCCGCCGCTTCCGTGGCCGTGGCCCACGCGCTGAATCTCTGCGATGCCGAGGCCCGAGTGACCACCTCGGGGTCCGAGGTGCTCGGAATCAAGGTTCACGGCTCGGACATTTTCCTGCGCGGCAAAGCCCAGCTCGTCTACAAGGGCGAGTTCTGCCCTGCCGCCCTGGGCCTTTAA
- a CDS encoding MinD/ParA family protein produces MTEANTTLSISVASGKGGVGKTNLALNLCLALHELGNTLVLLDADLGLANLDVLLGLSPEKNLQDLLGDTSAENVVIPLAGDGLVLLPSASGVAELVEMDDDVQSLLLGKLDALFRRYDFLILDLGAGISPTVLSFAAMPQERIVVITPEPTSLTDSYALIKVLCTQRQIRNFQIIVNMAESQKEAKNAFNRLAQACEHFLSLPISLLGVVHRDPMVTESVRHQVPLLKFAPTCQAAQDIREIAKKIMERRIRLKDLISRSPILKPLI; encoded by the coding sequence ATGACCGAAGCCAACACGACACTCAGCATCTCCGTCGCCAGCGGCAAAGGCGGCGTGGGCAAGACCAATCTCGCCCTGAACCTCTGTCTTGCCCTGCATGAACTCGGCAACACCCTCGTCCTGCTGGACGCCGACCTCGGACTGGCCAACCTGGATGTGCTCCTTGGCCTCTCCCCTGAAAAAAACCTGCAAGACCTGCTCGGCGATACCTCGGCCGAAAACGTGGTCATTCCCCTGGCGGGAGACGGTCTTGTCCTGCTCCCTTCGGCCTCGGGCGTGGCCGAACTGGTGGAAATGGACGATGACGTCCAGAGTCTGCTGCTGGGCAAGCTCGACGCCCTGTTCCGGCGCTACGACTTCCTGATCCTCGATCTTGGAGCCGGCATCAGTCCGACGGTGCTCTCGTTCGCGGCCATGCCCCAGGAACGGATCGTGGTCATCACCCCCGAACCCACGTCCCTGACGGACAGCTATGCCCTGATCAAGGTGCTCTGCACCCAGCGTCAGATCAGAAATTTCCAGATCATCGTGAACATGGCCGAATCGCAGAAGGAAGCCAAAAACGCCTTCAACCGCCTGGCCCAGGCCTGCGAACATTTCCTGAGCCTGCCCATCAGCCTGCTCGGCGTGGTTCACCGCGACCCCATGGTCACGGAATCCGTCCGCCATCAGGTTCCGCTCCTGAAATTCGCGCCCACCTGTCAGGCGGCGCAGGACATTCGCGAGATCGCCAAGAAAATCATGGAACGCCGCATCAGACTCAAAGATCTCATCTCCCGCAGCCCAATTCTCAAACCCCTGATCTAA
- the prfB gene encoding peptide chain release factor 2 (programmed frameshift), whose protein sequence is MLQYSELKARAAQLDERFSDFWRRLDLRRSKERLNEIEKQLSSPGAWDKPELLTPVLQEKTQLESRVDEWEALLQARDNALEWVEMAASEQTEEMLHALDEALEDLSAKLEAAQMRTLLSDPEDISEAILEIHPGAGGTESQDWAEMLLRMYRRFAERTGFKVELLDLLPGDEAGIKSVTLHIHGPYAYGQLKGEKGTHRLIRISPFDSSGRRHTSFASVDVYPDAGQDIEIEIRDEDIRVDIFRSSGPGGQSVNTTDSAVRVTHIPTGLVAQCQNEKSQHKNKEAAMKVLKARLYELELQKIASERQAEYIAKGAIAFGSQIRTYTLQPYRLVKDHRTGTDTSNVDAVLDGNIDAFIHNYLLYLHGKS, encoded by the exons ATGCTGCAATATTCAGAACTCAAGGCCAGGGCCGCGCAACTGGACGAACGCTTCAGCGACTTCTGGAGGCGGCTT GACTTGCGCAGGAGCAAGGAACGCCTCAACGAAATAGAAAAACAACTTTCCTCGCCGGGAGCCTGGGACAAACCCGAACTGCTGACCCCGGTACTCCAGGAAAAGACCCAGCTCGAAAGCCGTGTCGATGAATGGGAAGCCCTTCTGCAAGCCCGTGACAACGCCCTGGAATGGGTCGAGATGGCCGCCTCGGAGCAGACCGAAGAGATGCTGCATGCGCTGGATGAGGCCCTGGAGGACTTGAGCGCCAAGCTGGAGGCCGCCCAGATGCGCACCCTGCTGAGCGATCCCGAGGATATAAGCGAGGCCATCCTCGAAATTCATCCCGGCGCGGGCGGGACCGAGTCCCAGGACTGGGCCGAGATGCTGCTGCGCATGTATCGCCGTTTCGCCGAGCGGACGGGTTTCAAGGTCGAGCTGCTTGATCTTCTGCCCGGCGACGAGGCGGGCATCAAGAGCGTGACCCTGCACATTCACGGCCCCTACGCCTATGGCCAACTCAAGGGCGAGAAGGGAACCCACCGCCTGATCCGCATCTCGCCCTTCGATTCCAGCGGTCGGCGGCACACCTCTTTCGCCTCCGTCGACGTCTACCCTGACGCAGGTCAGGACATCGAAATCGAAATCCGCGACGAGGACATCCGGGTCGATATCTTTCGTTCCAGCGGACCGGGAGGTCAGTCCGTAAACACGACGGATTCGGCGGTGCGCGTGACGCACATCCCAACGGGCCTGGTGGCGCAGTGCCAGAACGAAAAGTCCCAGCACAAGAACAAGGAGGCGGCCATGAAAGTCCTTAAAGCCCGCCTTTACGAGCTTGAACTGCAAAAAATCGCGAGCGAGCGGCAGGCCGAGTATATCGCCAAGGGAGCCATCGCGTTCGGCTCCCAGATCAGGACCTACACCCTGCAGCCCTACCGTCTGGTCAAGGACCACCGCACAGGCACGGACACCAGCAATGTCGACGCGGTCCTCGACGGCAACATCGATGCATTCATTCACAACTATCTCCTGTACCTGCATGGCAAATCATAA